Genomic DNA from Streptomyces venezuelae:
CTACGGCTTCCAGCTCGCCTGCCTGGTCCTCGCCTGCGCGGGCATGCCGCTCATCCGCCGCGCCGCCGCCCACGAGAAGCGGCGCGCGGCCCGCATCGACTGGCCGGGCGCGGCCCTGTTCTGCACGGCGACCACCGTCACGCTCGGCGGCCTCGCCCTCGGCTCCGCGACGGGCTGGGCCTCCGCGCCCTTCCTGCTCTGCACGGCCGTCGGCATCGGCTGCTACGGCCTGTTCGCCTGGCGCGAGTCCACCGCGCCCAACCCGCTCCTGAGCCTGGGCACCCTGCGCAGCAGGCGGTTCTCCGGCATCACGCTGGTGGTCGCGGTGGCGTCATTCACCTTCACCAACGCGGTCGCCTACCTGCCGGTGTTCTTCCAGGGCGCGTATGGCGCGTCGGCGGGAGCCAGCGGCGCGTACCTCATGTTCCTGACGCTGCCCGTCCTCGTCGCGCCGCTGATCGCCGCCCGCCTGACCGCGCGCGGCACACCCGCCCACACCATCTTCACGTGGAGCATCGGGCTGCTGGTCGTCGGCCTCGTCCTCGCGGGCGCGACCGCCTCTCCCGGGCTCGTCTGGATGACGCTGCCGATGGTCGCCGTCGGCATCGGGTTCGGACTCCAGGCGGGCCTCGTCGACGGCGAGGCGCTCGCGCACGTGCCGCCGGAGGAGGCGGGCATGGGGGCGGGCTGGATCAACACGGTCCGGCTCGGCAGCGAGGCCATCGCGGTGTCGCTCTTCGGCTC
This window encodes:
- a CDS encoding MFS transporter, with protein sequence MTSAPDRPAAPAPGTRLLMPVILLAIFTVPLSVSGTAVSLGDIADDLGSSSVGEQWVLNGYNLTFACSTLVWGSVADIIGRWQALFFGLLTFGAGSALSLFAGNYWVLDGARLLAGAGAGAVFSVGTAVVSSNFEGERRTRAFALLGSVAGLSLAFGPSLCGLLTQLAGWRLVYGFQLACLVLACAGMPLIRRAAAHEKRRAARIDWPGAALFCTATTVTLGGLALGSATGWASAPFLLCTAVGIGCYGLFAWRESTAPNPLLSLGTLRSRRFSGITLVVAVASFTFTNAVAYLPVFFQGAYGASAGASGAYLMFLTLPVLVAPLIAARLTARGTPAHTIFTWSIGLLVVGLVLAGATASPGLVWMTLPMVAVGIGFGLQAGLVDGEALAHVPPEEAGMGAGWINTVRLGSEAIAVSLFGSLFASFAGDADDASRGGFAAITIGSTLCAAVLGVVSVLLMRRPGPAAPAEEPRAADHVA